Proteins found in one Primulina eburnea isolate SZY01 chromosome 16, ASM2296580v1, whole genome shotgun sequence genomic segment:
- the LOC140816416 gene encoding uncharacterized protein — MRKEKKFDAVFKMRFQATQVPPLEATGLMISLIPVGSGKPTARLERAEILEGTCTWENPVYETVELVQETKTGRIGEKCYYLIVSTVSSESGFLGHVQIDFADLAEATEPRNLTLPLQTSKSGGILHVTVQRVPEDHDSRSTEDGEMLNAETRDRYSNSNGSLQSTESEASREATSSGDAESENNQMKMLERKVEVSEKEVESLRQQVISESKKGQQLSEMIAHLQEERDAIKTDCEQLKSDFASAIQKETESVKLLLEGIKKELQSERHLNDELKLKLQKTEDSNSEYILALRYLNKQMDQKNMETSEFSSKIKALESEKMDSNAEKLLKQTIENLTSEIEVHKKEREKILMDVKKLTADAENLERERKEICSTLQQNLQEKMEMQQNNVETLATVKQLEFRVETLEEDIKKQQLQYSESLTLKEELEIQVENLHKELENQAHLYEENLKTATEAKINQEQRAVRAKKAFREAMRDNTNMVERLQEEFKSLTAEMSLKIEENEKLAQKSTAEATELQQKNEVLESLLQKAEEEHQKTRTEYERYVHEFEEVKQLSDEMSLKIEENEKLAQKFIAETTDLRGKNKVLESLLQKAEEEHQITTTEYERTVHELEELKHLSDEMSEQIEENEKLSQKSIAEATELRLKNEVLKSLLQKAEEEHQITRTRYEGMVYELQEQNKRIYIDEHEDLERQLTPVREEVDKLKQENISMKSQVDLKNLKEVNLNLEVKKLRLKNSDLKNHLSQVELEKEDLKKEVATLQDGFHKNKENAQAKNINTSESERIGNMENNTSLANLRIVDDLRNQIELDSAQIKSLLGEVEYLTERNRIMEEGLEEMHERYSEISLRFAEVEGERQQLIMTLRNLKNGKKN, encoded by the exons ATGCGAAAGGAGAAGAAGTTCGATGCTGTCTTCAAGATGCGATTTCAAGCAACCCAG GTGCCACCTCTAGAAGCAACGGGCCTCATGATTTCTCTGATACCTGTTGGTTCAGGAAAGCCAACCGCAAGATTAGAGAGAGCCGAGATCCTCGAAGGAACCTGCACATGGGAAAATCCGGTTTACGAAACTGTAGAATTAGTTCAGGAGACCAAAACAGGGAGAATCGGAGAAAAATGTTATTACTTGATTGTGTCAACT GTATCATCGGAATCGGGCTTTCTCGGACATGTTCAGATTGATTTTGCAGATCTAGCAGAGGCTACCGAACCTAGGAATTTAACTCTGCCTCTGCAAACTTCAAAATCCGGTGGCATACTTCAT GTTACAGTTCAGAGGGTGCCAGAAGATCATGATTCAAG gAGCACTGAAGATGGTGAAATGTTGAATGCAGAAACAAGAGATCGTTACAGCAACAGCAACGGAAGTCTACAATCTACTGAA AGTGAGGCCTCGAGGGAAGCCACAAGTTCAGGAGATGCTGAATCCGAAAACAATCAAATGAAGATGTTAGAAAGGAAGGTTGAAGTTTCGGAAAAGGAAGTAGAGTCTCTTAGACAGCAAGTGATTAGTGAAAGCAAGAAAGGACAGCAATTATCAGAGATGATTGCTCACCTACAAGAAGAGAGAGATGCCATCAAAACAGATTGTGAACAGCTCAAATCAGATTTCGCAAGTGCCATACAGAAAGAGACAGAAAGCGTGAAACTTTTACTCGAAGGCATTAAGAAAGAGCTTCAATCTGAGAGACATTTGAACGATGAATTGAAGTTAAAATTGCAGAAGACAGAAGATTCAAATTCTGAATACATTCTTGCGTTGAGATATCTTAATAAACAGATGGATCAGAAAAACATGGAAACCTCTGAATTTTCGAGCAAAATTAAAGCCCTTGAGAGTGAAAAGATGGACTCCAATGCAGAAAAATTGTTGAAGCAGACAATAGAAAATCTCACTTCTGAAATAGAAGTCCAcaagaaagaaagagaaaagATATTGATGGATGTAAAGAAACTTACTGCAGATGCTGAAAActtagagagagagagaaaggAAATATGCTCAACATTGCAgcaaaatctgcaggaaaagATGGAAATGCAACAAAATAACGTGGAGACTTTGGCTACAGTGAAGCAGCTCGAATTCCGTGTAGAAACTTTGGAGGAAGATATCAAAAAGCAGCAACTTCAATACTCCGAATCGCTGACTTTAAAGGAAGAGCTTGAGATTCAGGTTGAGAACCTGCATAAAGAGCTAGAAAATCAGGCACATCTGTATGAAGAAAATTTGAAAACAGCAACTGAGGCGAAAATCAATCAGGAGCAGAGAGCCGTACGAGCCAAGAAGGCCTTTAGGGAGGCAATGAGGGATAACACAAATATGGTTGAGCGACTACAAGAGGAATTCAAAAGTCTTACAGCTGAAATGTCATTGAAGATTGAGGAAAATGAAAAATTAGCACAGAAATCAACTGCAGAAGCCACTGAGTTGCAACAGAAGAATGAAGTTCTTGAATCCCTACTTCAGAAAGCTGAGGAAGAGCATCAAAAAACAAGAACTGAATACGAAAGATATGTTCACGAGTTTGAGGAAGTCAAACAGCTTTCTGATGAAATGTCGTTGAAGATTGAGGAAAATGAGAAATTAGCACAGAAATTCATAGCAGAAACCACTGATTTGCGAGGGAAGAATAAAGTTCTTGAATCCCTTCTTCAGAAAGCTGAGGAAGAGCATCAAATAACAACAACCGAATACGAAAGAACTGTTCATGAGCTTGAGGAACTCAAACATCTTTCAGATGAAATGTCGGAGCAGATTGAGGAGAATGAGAAATTATCACAAAAATCGATTGCAGAAGCCACAGAATTGCGATTGAAGAATGAAGTTCTTAAATCCCTTCTTCAGAAAGCTGAGGAAGAGCATCAAATAACAAGAACCAGATATGAAGGAATGGTTTATGAGCTTCAGGAACAAAACAAAAGGATATACATCGATGAACATGAAGATCTTGAGAGACAATTAACTCCAGTGAGAGAGGAAGTGGACAAACTTAAGCAGGAAAATATTTCCATGAAGTCTCAAGTTGATCTAAAGAATTTGAAAGAAGTGAATTTAAATTTAGAGGTGAAGAAGCTGAGATTGAAGAATAGTGATTTGAAGAATCACTTGTCGCAAGTGGAATTGGAGAAAGAAGACCTGAAGAAAGAGGTGGCTACGTTACAGGACGGTTTCCATAAGAATAAG GAAAATGCACAAGCCAAAAATATTAATACCAGCGAGTCCGAAAGAATAGGAAACATGGAAAATAATACAAGTTTGGCCAACTTGAGAATTGTCGATGACCTTAGAAATCAAATTGAGCTCGACAGTGCACAAATAAAAAG CTTGTTAGGTGAAGTTGAATACCTGACGGAAAGGAACAGAATCATGGAAGAAGGCCTGGAAGAAATGCATGAGAGATACTCAGAAATAAGCCTTAGATTTGCAGAGGTGGAAGGCGAACGACAACAGCTTATAATGACCCTTCGTAACCTGAAAAATGGAAAGAAAAACTAG